The Octopus sinensis unplaced genomic scaffold, ASM634580v1 Contig12825, whole genome shotgun sequence genome window below encodes:
- the LOC115229484 gene encoding cadherin EGF LAG seven-pass G-type receptor 1-like, whose translation MHFGINKFLFLNLIIFIHTDDHVCNFSIAEDSANVGVEVGNVREQFPNRISDTDKSLVLFQWADWCDICRYFDVNSDGTIQIIHKLDRESGLLREYCAKNEICKLSLHLIIYEGKVLHKNTIDTCLYLVDVNDNFPAIDWNGEDRFLRITENQLPRNPLGQFSVTDEDAGKNGEVTCKVLTEDFALKQKLSKVQSYKKRKIYDFIFTGMRAFDYEKNQKIEVKIECSDHGSPSKTSTDLVTVNIDDENDCKPEFTKNHYTLSIPENKIMKIQNAVLATDRDLTFPNNHVTYYVERYSNLFRVSSNGTLEVLQELDYEYQQQYQFKIFAFDGGVMPNRYSSSAMITVVVVDENDNSPLFSSDHYYFKIREDHVIDSEIGRIQAKDEDSGQNGKISYFLRQKLFSENCSHYFKIEKESGVLILQKPLDAHEFSACDFSVLAKDGGTLKQFETLCKVTVEIEDINNHKPEIISPINKIIQLENITESQIVTRIVATDGDIGLNALLNYEIIQGRFRHYFTIDEVSGEIRLQKSTLPPENFQMTIRVSDNGVDKEQETFITLQIIVDNSKTQKSSIDSIFMWSLIPILGILILLGVLVCRRWAVRVSKAEDPDIGRQFLNGKQSVAR comes from the coding sequence atGCATTTTGGAATAAACAAATTTTTGTTTCTgaatttgattatatttatacatactgacGATCATGTCTGTAACTTCTCAATCGCAGAAGACTCGGCTAACGTGGGAGTGGAAGTTGGGAATGTCCGAGAACAGTTTCCCAATCGAATAAGTGATACCGACAAGTCTCTCGTTCTGTTCCAATGGGCCGACTGGTGTGACATCTGCAGATATTTTGATGTCAATTCCGACGGTACAATACAAATTATTCACAAACTCGACCGAGAAAGCGGACTTCTTCGAGAATATTGTGCAaagaatgaaatatgtaaactCTCACTACATCTTATTATCTATGAGGGAAAAGTTTTGCACAAAAACACAATAGACACGTGTTTATATTTGGTCGATGTCAATGATAATTTTCCCGCCATTGATTGGAATGGAGAAGACAGATTTTTAAGAATTACAGAAAATCAACTCCCCAGAAACCCCCTTGGACAATTCTCCGTAACTGATGAAGATGCAGGAAAAAACGGAGAAGTGACGTGCAAAGTTCTCACAGAGGATTTTGCTCTCAAACAAAAATTATCAAAAGTCCAGTCTTACAAAAAACGGAAAATTTATGATTTCATTTTTACGGGAATGAGAGCTTTTGATtacgaaaaaaatcaaaaaatagaagtaaaaattgAATGCTCTGACCACGGCTCACCCTCCAAAACCAGTACTGACTTAGTAACTGTAAATATCGACGACGAGAACGACTGCAAGCCAGAATTTACAAAGAACCATTACACTTTGTCAATTCCTGAAAATAAAATCATGAAAATACAAAACGCAGTACTTGCGACTGATCGAGACTTGACCTTTCCAAATAATCACGTGACATATTATGTAGAGAGATACTCAAATTTGTTTCGGGTTTCCAGTAACGGTACTTTAGAAGTGTTGCAAGAACTTGACTATGAATATCAGCaacaatatcaatttaaaatatttgcattCGATGGTGGTGTAATGCCGAATCGGTATTCCTCTTCTGCAATGATCACTGTCGTGGTTGTCGACGAAAATGACAACTCTCCGCTTTTTTCCtctgatcattattattttaaaattcgaGAAGATCATGTCATAGACTCAGAAATTGGAAGGATTCAGGCAAAGGATGAGGATTCAGGACAAAATGGGAAAATCAGTTATTTTCTTCgtcaaaaattattttcggaaaaTTGTtctcattattttaaaatcgAGAAGGAGAGTGGGGTATTAATACTTCAAAAACCACTCGATGCACACGAATTTTCCGCGTGTGATTTTTCAGTGCTTGCCAAGGACGGCGGCACATTAAAACAATTTGAGACTTTGTGTAAAGTGACCGTCGAAATCGAAGACATCAACAACCACAAACCCGAAATAATTTCgccaatcaataaaataatacaactTGAAAATATTACTGAGTCTCAAATAGTCACAAGGATTGTTGCTACAGATGGAGATATTGGACTAAACGCACTTTTGAATTATGAAATCATACAAGGACGATTCCGTCACTATTTTACCATTGACGAAGTTTCAGGAGAAATTCGTTTGCAGAAATCCACGTTGCCTccagaaaattttcaaatgacAATCCGAGTCAGTGATAACGGAGTAGACAAAGAGCAAGAAACATTTATAACTCTGCAAATCATAGTGGATAATTCTAAAACACAAAAGTCTTCGATTGATTCAATATTTATGTGGTCTCTAATTCCCATTCTTGGAATTCTAATCTTATTGGGAGTTTTGGTTTGTCGAAGGTGGGCTGTAAGGGTCAGCAAAGCCGAGGATCCCGACATTGGGAGACAATTCTTAAATGGAAAACAATCAGTTGCTCGTTGA